The following coding sequences are from one Oceanidesulfovibrio indonesiensis window:
- the coaD gene encoding pantetheine-phosphate adenylyltransferase — translation MEQSQHLAVYPGTFDPLTFGHVGIIKRGLDVFDQIVVAVAVKTSKSPLFNLKERIALARETFADNDRVTVESFDGLLVDYVVERGAKAILRGLRAVSDFEYEFQMALMNRRLNHQVQTVFLMTDYRWLYISSTIIKEAARAGGDVRGLVPDPVYYRLMERLGRPADSTRGMLE, via the coding sequence ATGGAACAGAGCCAGCACCTAGCCGTCTACCCCGGCACTTTCGATCCTTTGACATTCGGCCATGTGGGCATCATCAAGCGCGGTCTCGACGTGTTCGACCAGATCGTCGTGGCTGTTGCGGTGAAGACCTCCAAGTCCCCGCTCTTCAACCTCAAAGAACGCATCGCCCTGGCCAGGGAAACGTTCGCGGATAATGATCGAGTCACCGTGGAGAGTTTCGACGGCCTGCTCGTGGACTATGTGGTGGAGCGGGGGGCCAAGGCCATTCTCCGGGGCCTGCGCGCGGTCTCGGATTTCGAGTATGAGTTCCAGATGGCGCTGATGAACCGCCGTCTGAATCACCAGGTGCAGACAGTGTTTCTGATGACCGACTATCGCTGGCTGTACATCAGCTCCACCATCATCAAGGAAGCGGCCAGAGCCGGAGGCGACGTGCGCGGCCTGGTGCCGGACCCTGTCTACTACCGGCTGATGGAGCGGCTCGGCCGCCCTGCGGACTCCACCCGCGGCATGCTCGAATAG
- a CDS encoding class I SAM-dependent methyltransferase: MQRTTRTFLRRLAPALDTLLAPLGLAGGWWLGIARQIGLTRLPLNRAILSRLGIHPLRRHFYEPYPPESIPHGVRDLPGVDLDEQGQLAILAELEPFAAEIEAIAARPPAKRVYSFDNDSFGPGDAEMLYAILRARKPRTLLELGSGMSTLMALEARRANESERSGSGHRHIVVDPFPKPWLASLGVEVRPNKAENEDPSALAGLLEPGDVLFIDSSHVVRPAGDVLAGYLAVIPRLAPGVLVHAHDIFTPREYPAAWLVDQRRLWTEQYLLEALLSGGDSLRVLAAVNHLRHAHTAALAAACPVLGHYIAKGWAVEPGSFWMVTS; this comes from the coding sequence ATGCAGCGCACCACCCGCACCTTTTTGCGCAGGCTCGCCCCGGCGCTGGACACGTTGCTCGCTCCCCTCGGCCTGGCCGGCGGCTGGTGGCTGGGCATCGCCAGACAGATCGGCCTCACACGGCTGCCGCTCAACCGCGCCATCCTCTCCCGGCTCGGCATCCATCCGCTGCGCCGCCATTTCTACGAGCCTTATCCGCCCGAATCCATACCACACGGCGTGCGCGACCTGCCCGGCGTGGATCTGGACGAACAGGGTCAGCTCGCCATCCTCGCCGAGCTCGAGCCCTTTGCCGCGGAGATCGAGGCCATTGCGGCGCGTCCTCCGGCCAAGCGTGTCTATTCCTTTGACAACGACTCCTTCGGCCCGGGCGATGCGGAGATGCTCTACGCCATACTCCGTGCGCGCAAACCGCGCACTCTGCTGGAGCTGGGCAGCGGCATGTCCACCCTCATGGCGCTGGAGGCGCGGCGGGCGAACGAGTCCGAACGCTCCGGCAGCGGCCACCGCCACATCGTGGTGGACCCCTTCCCCAAACCGTGGCTTGCCTCCCTTGGCGTGGAGGTCCGCCCAAACAAGGCCGAGAACGAGGACCCCTCAGCCCTGGCCGGTCTGCTCGAACCCGGCGACGTGCTGTTCATCGACTCCTCCCACGTGGTCCGACCTGCGGGCGACGTGCTCGCCGGCTATCTGGCCGTCATTCCCCGGCTTGCGCCGGGCGTACTTGTCCATGCCCACGACATCTTCACCCCGCGGGAATACCCCGCGGCATGGCTCGTGGACCAGCGCCGGCTCTGGACCGAGCAGTACCTGCTCGAAGCCCTGCTCTCCGGCGGAGATTCCCTGCGCGTGCTCGCCGCGGTGAACCACCTGCGCCACGCGCACACGGCCGCGCTCGCCGCGGCCTGCCCCGTGCTGGGCCATTATATTGCGAAAGGATGGGCTGTCGAACCCGGCTCGTTCTGGATGGTCACGTCATAG
- a CDS encoding SpoIID/LytB domain-containing protein: MSRILRRSRICQCLLVAGLVCGLAGVALVSAEERGARQFDPDPLLRRAHLLFDNGQLLESVALYEDIARMSDDPDYTVYCYVRVADVLALFLDQRALALEYYDRVIEEYPENWNLANAYFNSAMLLFAEERFGASRERFLEFLEHFPRDARAQTARYMVERIETRMAQEAPTEEGARPSPRQDEPVVRVLLITADNLQLEFSDSAKMFADNGRRDTIAPGTYRLRVREGGVHLEGRDLGREVVFDAGPQGFGHAGRSYAGEAVVTAQGEAMSLVNRLPLEEYLEGVVPSEMPPSFASQALRAQAVAARTFAWRVVERTRDAGRAYDLSAGMMDQAYLGTGVANVTTQDAVRLTRGQILLYEGAPAFTAFHAHSGGVLEDDAAVWSADMPYLEVEEDAQTAMYKSLDWEYRTGAAALAELLRRNGFPLKRVVGLRVESRSESGRVKTMAVDTDQGTLRIRGNSFRLLVGPARVRSLLCDVRYENGEFVFSGTGYGHGVGLSQWGAQAMAYKGKDYREILSTYYPGTTLETLYD, from the coding sequence TTGAGCCGTATCCTTCGTCGTTCACGTATTTGCCAATGCCTGCTCGTGGCGGGGCTTGTGTGCGGCCTGGCCGGAGTCGCGCTTGTTTCGGCAGAGGAGCGAGGCGCCAGACAGTTCGATCCGGACCCGCTTCTGCGACGCGCCCACCTGCTGTTCGACAACGGACAACTGCTGGAAAGCGTCGCCTTGTACGAAGATATCGCCCGCATGAGCGATGATCCGGACTACACCGTGTACTGCTACGTACGGGTGGCCGACGTGCTCGCGCTGTTTCTCGACCAACGCGCGCTCGCCCTGGAGTACTACGACAGGGTGATCGAGGAATATCCCGAGAACTGGAACCTCGCCAACGCTTACTTCAACTCCGCCATGCTGCTCTTCGCCGAGGAGCGGTTCGGCGCATCTCGGGAGCGCTTTCTGGAGTTTCTGGAGCATTTCCCCAGGGATGCAAGGGCGCAGACCGCGCGCTACATGGTGGAGCGCATCGAGACACGAATGGCGCAGGAGGCGCCGACGGAGGAGGGTGCACGACCATCGCCCCGGCAGGACGAGCCTGTTGTGCGAGTGTTGCTCATCACTGCGGACAATCTGCAGCTCGAATTTTCGGACAGCGCAAAAATGTTCGCCGACAATGGGCGCCGCGACACCATAGCCCCGGGTACGTATCGCCTGCGGGTGCGTGAGGGTGGCGTGCATCTGGAAGGCCGGGACCTTGGGCGCGAAGTCGTTTTCGACGCCGGGCCGCAAGGGTTCGGCCACGCAGGCCGAAGTTACGCGGGCGAAGCCGTGGTCACGGCGCAGGGGGAGGCCATGTCTCTGGTCAACCGGTTGCCCTTGGAAGAGTATCTCGAAGGCGTGGTGCCTTCCGAGATGCCGCCGTCTTTTGCCTCGCAGGCGTTGCGGGCCCAGGCCGTGGCGGCGCGCACGTTTGCCTGGCGGGTGGTCGAACGGACGCGGGATGCCGGCAGGGCGTATGATCTTTCGGCCGGCATGATGGATCAGGCCTACCTTGGCACGGGCGTGGCCAATGTGACCACGCAGGACGCCGTGCGGCTCACGCGCGGGCAGATTCTGTTGTATGAGGGCGCACCAGCCTTCACGGCGTTTCATGCCCATTCCGGCGGCGTGCTCGAAGACGATGCCGCTGTCTGGAGCGCGGACATGCCGTACCTGGAGGTGGAGGAGGACGCTCAGACCGCCATGTACAAGTCGCTGGACTGGGAGTACCGCACAGGGGCGGCGGCGCTTGCCGAGTTGCTGCGCCGCAACGGGTTCCCGCTGAAGCGTGTTGTCGGCCTGCGCGTGGAGAGCCGCAGCGAGTCCGGGCGCGTAAAGACCATGGCCGTGGACACGGACCAAGGAACTCTGCGCATCAGAGGCAACAGCTTCCGCCTGCTCGTGGGGCCGGCGCGGGTGCGCAGCCTGCTGTGCGACGTGCGGTATGAGAATGGCGAGTTCGTTTTTTCAGGTACAGGCTACGGCCACGGCGTGGGCCTTTCCCAGTGGGGCGCCCAGGCCATGGCGTACAAAGGCAAGGATTATAGGGAGATTCTGTCGACCTATTATCCTGGAACGACCCTGGAGACGCTCTACGATTGA
- the miaA gene encoding tRNA (adenosine(37)-N6)-dimethylallyltransferase MiaA — MNPMPVICLLGVTGAGKTAASLALAEALPGSVVNLDSRQVYRDFPVITAQPSPEEQAVAPHYLYGFLPCTERISAGVFAGKAHESCAGIREAGRFPLLVGGAGLYLLAFLEGLAPIPPVDEAVREELETLLDRKGLPALRQRLETVDPEYAAAIHPNDTQRTLRALEVYDSTGKSLTWWHAQPTSAPPVRSLKLFLEVEQEALHRRLDERITAMLEAGAEDEARRALDTCPDPEAPGWSGIGCAELHGYLTGKYGMQDARALWLRNTKAYAKRQMTWFRKEAGMVPVPAADTETIVEHATRFLEAC, encoded by the coding sequence ATGAATCCCATGCCGGTCATCTGTCTGCTGGGCGTGACGGGAGCGGGCAAGACGGCCGCCTCCCTGGCCCTTGCCGAGGCGCTGCCAGGCTCCGTGGTCAATCTCGATTCCCGCCAGGTCTACCGGGATTTCCCTGTCATCACGGCGCAGCCCTCGCCGGAGGAACAGGCCGTAGCGCCGCATTACCTCTACGGATTCCTGCCCTGCACGGAGCGCATCTCCGCTGGCGTATTTGCCGGAAAAGCGCACGAGTCCTGCGCCGGGATCCGCGAAGCAGGACGCTTCCCGCTGCTGGTGGGCGGGGCCGGGTTGTATCTGCTCGCCTTTCTGGAAGGCCTCGCCCCCATCCCGCCTGTGGACGAGGCCGTGCGCGAAGAGCTCGAAACGTTGCTGGACCGCAAAGGACTGCCCGCGCTGCGGCAACGGCTGGAAACTGTTGATCCGGAATACGCGGCCGCCATCCACCCCAACGACACGCAACGCACGTTACGCGCCCTCGAAGTATATGATTCCACAGGAAAATCATTGACATGGTGGCATGCGCAACCCACTTCCGCGCCGCCTGTGCGGTCGCTCAAGCTGTTTCTTGAGGTGGAGCAGGAAGCGTTGCATCGTCGGCTGGACGAGCGAATAACAGCGATGCTGGAAGCCGGGGCCGAAGATGAGGCAAGACGGGCGCTGGATACGTGTCCCGATCCCGAGGCGCCGGGCTGGTCCGGCATCGGTTGTGCGGAATTACATGGGTACCTCACCGGAAAATATGGTATGCAGGATGCCAGGGCGCTGTGGCTGCGCAACACCAAAGCCTACGCCAAGCGCCAGATGACCTGGTTCCGCAAGGAAGCCGGCATGGTGCCGGTGCCGGCTGCGGACACGGAAACCATCGTGGAGCATGCAACTCGATTTCTGGAGGCGTGTTGA
- a CDS encoding MBL fold metallo-hydrolase RNA specificity domain-containing protein yields MKIKFLGAAQTVSGSCHLIETMGRRFAVDCGMHQGNREIDARNEAVDIYDPANIDFFLITHAHIDHSGLLPKMVKEGFTGTIYATEPTRDLLEIMLLDSAHIQEMEAEWQSRKKRRKGKLPVEPLYTQDDAMKTMELFQVVEYDSSFEPAEGVKVRYCDAGHILGSAFVELTVTEPNGGDSGDDAHYHLLFSGDLGRPDQLIIRDPAEPSNGRAVDYLFIESTYGDRNHKDQQTSRQELAEAIAYSYERGEKVIIPAFAVERTQEMIYSLYLLREEGKLPEDMPVFLDSPMAIRATEVFRKHPSFYDEDATKILEEGGDPLSLPNLKYTQKTEESRALNVMQGPAVIISASGMCNAGRIKHHLRHNLWREGASVVFVGFQARGTPGRKIVDGAPSIRIFGEDIAVNAKIFTIGGFSAHAGQSQILDWVDTFDHPDMDVFLVHGEPEKQEVLARLMREKMNVTVRIPAYLEDVILEPGQEPGIIEHPEAAYPKVDWGYVLDEAEAKLTELRSRLREVEAKPWIDQSELRDRMLDTTKELSKIVSEL; encoded by the coding sequence ATGAAGATCAAGTTCCTTGGCGCAGCGCAGACCGTCTCCGGGTCGTGTCATCTCATAGAGACCATGGGCCGGCGTTTTGCCGTGGATTGCGGCATGCATCAGGGCAACAGGGAGATCGACGCGCGCAACGAGGCCGTGGATATCTACGACCCCGCAAACATCGATTTCTTCCTCATCACCCACGCGCACATCGACCATTCCGGGCTCTTGCCCAAGATGGTCAAGGAAGGCTTTACCGGTACCATTTACGCCACCGAGCCCACACGCGACCTTCTGGAGATAATGCTGCTGGATTCGGCCCACATACAGGAGATGGAAGCCGAGTGGCAGAGCCGCAAGAAACGCCGCAAGGGCAAGTTGCCCGTGGAACCGCTCTACACGCAGGACGACGCCATGAAGACCATGGAACTCTTCCAGGTCGTGGAGTACGACTCGTCCTTCGAGCCGGCGGAAGGCGTGAAGGTCCGCTACTGCGACGCCGGCCACATCCTCGGCTCGGCTTTCGTGGAACTCACCGTCACGGAGCCCAACGGCGGCGACAGCGGCGACGACGCCCACTACCACCTGTTGTTCTCCGGCGACCTCGGCCGGCCGGACCAGCTCATCATCCGCGACCCGGCCGAGCCCTCGAACGGCAGGGCCGTGGATTACCTGTTCATCGAGTCCACATACGGCGACCGCAACCATAAGGACCAGCAGACCAGCCGCCAGGAGCTGGCCGAGGCCATTGCCTACAGCTACGAGCGCGGGGAAAAGGTCATCATACCGGCGTTCGCCGTGGAGCGCACCCAGGAGATGATCTACAGCCTGTACCTGCTGCGCGAAGAAGGCAAGCTGCCGGAGGACATGCCCGTGTTCCTGGACAGCCCCATGGCCATCCGCGCCACCGAGGTCTTTCGCAAGCATCCCAGCTTCTATGACGAGGACGCCACGAAGATTCTGGAGGAGGGGGGCGATCCGCTCTCCTTGCCCAACCTCAAGTACACGCAGAAGACTGAAGAGTCGCGCGCCTTGAACGTGATGCAGGGGCCGGCAGTCATCATCTCTGCGTCCGGCATGTGCAACGCCGGCCGCATCAAGCACCATCTGCGCCACAATCTCTGGCGCGAGGGGGCCAGCGTTGTCTTCGTCGGGTTTCAGGCTCGCGGCACCCCCGGCCGCAAGATCGTGGACGGCGCGCCGTCCATCCGTATCTTCGGCGAAGACATCGCCGTGAACGCGAAGATATTCACCATCGGCGGGTTCTCGGCCCATGCCGGGCAGAGCCAGATTCTCGACTGGGTGGACACCTTCGACCATCCGGACATGGACGTGTTCCTGGTGCATGGCGAACCGGAGAAACAAGAGGTGCTGGCCCGGTTGATGCGCGAGAAAATGAACGTGACAGTGCGCATACCGGCGTATCTGGAGGATGTGATTCTGGAGCCGGGGCAGGAGCCGGGCATCATCGAGCATCCCGAGGCGGCCTACCCGAAAGTGGACTGGGGCTATGTGCTGGACGAAGCCGAAGCAAAGCTCACGGAATTGCGCTCGCGGCTCCGGGAAGTGGAGGCCAAACCCTGGATCGACCAGTCCGAGCTGCGCGATCGTATGCTGGATACCACGAAAGAGCTGTCCAAAATCGTCTCCGAGCTATAA
- the glgB gene encoding 1,4-alpha-glucan branching protein GlgB — protein sequence MASTRPVDIPEFDLYLYGRGEHWDIYRVLGAHPYEQDGEHGYRFAVWAPNAQEVHVTGEFNDWRWGEYPLYPVAASGVWACFVPGLTLGTLYKLGIKDYSGHIIYKTDPYALYAEKRPSNAARTWTLDGYEWNDEEWMRTRREQGLPLRRAVSIYEVHPGSWRRKDDGGFLSYNELADQLIPYVRELGFTHIQLMPVAEHPLDESWGYQTSHYFAPTSRFGAPDDFRNFVDRCHGAGIGVLLDWVPGHFPKDAWSLGRFDGTALYEHADPRQGEHPDWGTYIFNYGRNEVRNFLLANALYWLKEFHIDGIRIDAVASMLYLDYSREHGEWVPNIYGGRENLEAISFLKELNRVVHEHYPGAIMVAEESTAWPGVSRPLYVGGLGFTFKWNMGWMHDTLEYFAKEPIHRSHHQNTLTFSMLYAFTENFVLPLSHDEVVHGKGALLSKMPGDIWQQQANLRLLFAYQWAHPGKKLLFMGGEFGQWNEWKESGQLDWVLLEFPSHQGLTRCLTDLNRILREEPAMHLFDHEWRGFQWLDFSDYASSVLSFLRLAPEWRPSEDADEVVPAAPSIVWVFNFTPVVRENYVIPAPHGGMWREIFNSDSAVYGGSNVGNAGQVEARHIGGSEGWSLSLTLPPLAAMAFKPADAW from the coding sequence ATGGCCTCGACCAGGCCTGTGGACATACCCGAATTCGATCTTTACCTGTACGGCCGCGGCGAGCATTGGGACATCTACCGCGTGCTCGGCGCGCATCCTTACGAGCAGGACGGCGAGCACGGCTATCGTTTCGCAGTCTGGGCGCCCAACGCGCAGGAGGTTCACGTCACGGGCGAGTTCAACGACTGGCGTTGGGGCGAGTATCCGTTGTACCCGGTGGCCGCCTCCGGGGTCTGGGCGTGTTTCGTGCCCGGCCTGACGCTGGGGACGCTCTACAAGCTCGGCATCAAGGACTACTCGGGACACATCATATACAAAACCGATCCCTATGCCTTGTATGCGGAGAAGCGCCCCAGCAACGCCGCCAGGACATGGACCCTGGACGGCTACGAATGGAACGACGAGGAGTGGATGCGCACCCGGCGGGAGCAGGGGCTGCCGCTGCGCCGCGCCGTTTCCATCTACGAAGTCCATCCCGGCTCCTGGCGGCGCAAGGACGATGGCGGGTTCCTCTCTTACAACGAGCTGGCCGACCAGCTCATCCCGTACGTGAGAGAGCTGGGGTTCACGCATATCCAGCTCATGCCCGTGGCCGAGCATCCTCTGGACGAGTCATGGGGGTATCAGACCAGCCACTACTTCGCGCCCACGTCCCGCTTCGGCGCGCCGGACGACTTCCGAAACTTCGTGGACCGCTGTCACGGCGCGGGCATCGGCGTTCTGCTGGACTGGGTGCCCGGGCATTTTCCCAAAGACGCGTGGAGCCTCGGCCGGTTCGACGGCACGGCCCTTTATGAACATGCCGACCCCAGGCAGGGCGAGCACCCGGACTGGGGCACCTACATCTTCAACTACGGTCGCAACGAGGTGCGCAATTTCCTGCTGGCCAACGCCCTGTACTGGCTCAAGGAATTCCACATCGACGGCATCCGCATAGACGCCGTGGCCTCCATGCTTTACCTGGACTACTCCCGCGAGCACGGCGAGTGGGTGCCCAACATCTATGGCGGCCGCGAGAACCTGGAGGCCATCTCGTTCCTCAAGGAGCTCAACCGCGTGGTGCACGAGCATTACCCCGGAGCCATAATGGTTGCGGAGGAATCCACGGCCTGGCCCGGCGTCTCCCGGCCGTTGTACGTGGGCGGTCTCGGTTTCACCTTCAAGTGGAACATGGGCTGGATGCACGACACGCTGGAGTACTTCGCCAAGGAACCCATCCACCGCTCGCACCATCAGAACACGCTCACCTTCTCCATGCTGTATGCGTTCACAGAAAACTTCGTGCTGCCGCTCTCCCACGACGAGGTCGTCCACGGCAAAGGCGCGCTGCTTTCCAAGATGCCGGGCGACATCTGGCAGCAGCAGGCCAACCTGCGCCTGCTCTTTGCGTACCAATGGGCGCATCCGGGCAAAAAGCTGCTGTTCATGGGCGGCGAGTTCGGCCAGTGGAACGAGTGGAAGGAGTCCGGCCAGCTGGACTGGGTTCTGCTCGAATTCCCGTCCCACCAGGGTCTGACCCGCTGTCTGACAGACCTGAACCGCATCCTGCGCGAGGAGCCGGCCATGCACCTCTTCGACCACGAGTGGCGTGGGTTCCAGTGGCTGGACTTTTCGGACTACGCCAGCTCGGTGCTCAGTTTCCTGCGGCTTGCGCCGGAGTGGCGGCCTTCCGAGGACGCGGACGAGGTCGTTCCTGCGGCGCCGTCCATCGTCTGGGTTTTCAATTTCACTCCGGTTGTGCGGGAGAACTACGTCATCCCGGCGCCGCACGGCGGCATGTGGCGGGAGATATTCAACTCGGACAGCGCCGTGTACGGCGGCTCCAACGTGGGCAACGCCGGCCAGGTTGAGGCACGGCACATCGGCGGTTCCGAAGGCTGGTCGCTTTCCCTGACCCTGCCGCCTCTGGCAGCCATGGCCTTCAAGCCGGCGGACGCGTGGTAG
- a CDS encoding TIGR00730 family Rossman fold protein: MVQQQKQFVIDNLSMKESWRLFKIMAELVDGFDTLGEYGHGVSIFGSARLKEGDSLYEECVEVARKLATAGYTVITGGGPGIMEAGNKGAAEADGVSVGLNIQLPMEQAPNKYQNVELDFKYFFVRKVMFVKYATAYIVMPGGLGTLDELFEAAVLVQTKRIKPFPIILYKSEYWNGLLDWIKTTMVSGGYLNEDELDLFAVMDTPDEVVHFIKRYVIV; this comes from the coding sequence ATGGTTCAGCAACAGAAACAGTTCGTTATCGACAATTTGTCCATGAAGGAGTCCTGGCGGCTCTTCAAGATCATGGCCGAGCTCGTGGACGGGTTCGACACCCTGGGCGAGTACGGCCACGGAGTCTCCATATTCGGGTCGGCCCGCCTCAAGGAAGGCGATTCGTTATATGAAGAGTGCGTGGAGGTTGCGCGCAAGCTGGCCACGGCCGGCTACACCGTCATCACCGGCGGCGGTCCCGGCATCATGGAGGCGGGCAACAAAGGCGCGGCCGAGGCGGACGGCGTGTCCGTGGGGCTGAACATCCAGCTGCCCATGGAGCAGGCGCCAAACAAGTACCAGAACGTGGAACTGGACTTCAAATACTTCTTCGTGCGCAAGGTGATGTTCGTCAAGTACGCCACGGCGTACATCGTCATGCCGGGCGGCCTCGGCACGCTGGACGAGCTCTTCGAAGCCGCGGTGCTCGTTCAGACCAAGCGCATCAAGCCCTTCCCCATTATTCTCTACAAAAGCGAATACTGGAACGGCCTGCTCGACTGGATCAAGACCACCATGGTTTCGGGCGGATACCTCAACGAGGACGAACTCGACCTCTTCGCTGTCATGGATACGCCGGACGAGGTCGTGCACTTCATCAAGCGCTACGTCATCGTCTAG
- a CDS encoding glycosyltransferase, whose translation MRYSTITMGESVIHHTLLEHRGGAARVADMLHAELAAPGWDSSRSFEVAESREGEAALIRRPWPARLEEALAEGRVVHAHSTSQWHELLAFLAARHARTVITLHDFQLVAGGCVYPAECDLTANGCPDPCPRGYPDPETDRMQRKRLVDALGPIIVSPSEWLRRHAEASLGHTVELVPNGVPWPDAMPDEQARAAAKKALGIAPAARTVLFIAHGGRKAAFKAGNRWDTIWRAVKQRVPKAVGIMAGGSRLEREGDLLRLPYLEGEHLAQVMTAADVLCHPTLADNHPLSVLEAMAHGAAVAATGVGGLLEQIVDGETGVLTPAEEWDTLAQRTADILARPSRSRALASEAFERGSKLFSARRMAADYRALYERVLI comes from the coding sequence ATGCGGTACTCCACAATAACCATGGGCGAATCGGTCATCCATCATACATTGCTTGAGCATCGTGGCGGCGCCGCCCGCGTGGCGGACATGCTCCACGCCGAGCTCGCGGCCCCGGGCTGGGATTCGTCGCGCTCCTTCGAGGTTGCCGAGAGCAGGGAAGGGGAGGCGGCGTTGATCAGGCGGCCCTGGCCGGCGCGCCTGGAAGAGGCCCTGGCCGAAGGGCGCGTGGTGCATGCGCATTCCACCTCGCAATGGCACGAACTGCTCGCGTTTCTGGCGGCTCGTCATGCGCGCACGGTCATCACCCTGCACGATTTTCAGCTCGTGGCAGGCGGATGCGTCTACCCGGCAGAATGCGACCTGACGGCCAACGGTTGTCCGGATCCATGCCCCCGCGGATATCCTGACCCGGAGACCGACCGCATGCAGCGCAAGCGGCTGGTGGACGCGCTGGGGCCGATCATCGTCAGTCCGTCCGAGTGGCTGAGGCGGCATGCGGAAGCGAGCCTGGGACATACGGTGGAACTCGTGCCCAACGGCGTTCCCTGGCCGGACGCCATGCCGGACGAGCAGGCCAGGGCCGCCGCCAAGAAAGCTCTGGGCATCGCGCCGGCGGCGCGCACAGTGCTGTTCATCGCCCACGGCGGCCGCAAGGCGGCGTTCAAGGCCGGCAACCGTTGGGACACCATCTGGCGGGCCGTCAAACAACGCGTTCCCAAGGCTGTGGGCATCATGGCAGGCGGATCGCGCCTGGAACGGGAGGGCGACCTGCTGCGGCTGCCGTATCTGGAGGGAGAGCACCTGGCCCAGGTGATGACCGCGGCCGATGTGCTTTGCCATCCCACTCTGGCGGACAACCATCCGCTCTCCGTGCTGGAGGCAATGGCTCACGGCGCGGCCGTGGCGGCCACCGGCGTGGGCGGGCTGCTGGAGCAGATAGTGGACGGCGAAACCGGCGTGCTGACCCCGGCCGAGGAGTGGGACACCCTGGCGCAGCGCACCGCGGACATCCTGGCCCGGCCGTCGCGAAGCCGTGCGTTGGCGTCGGAAGCATTCGAGCGCGGCAGCAAGCTGTTCAGCGCACGGCGCATGGCCGCAGACTACCGCGCTCTCTATGAACGAGTGCTCATCTGA
- the rsmD gene encoding 16S rRNA (guanine(966)-N(2))-methyltransferase RsmD, with amino-acid sequence MRITAGIYKGRTIRTSEGPGYRPATAKVREALFSMLEARGVAWSETRVLDLFAGSGSLAFEALSRGAQHATMVELSRSAARTIEKTVADLGIEPGVAVVECVDIFPWLGKGPGRRAQFDLVFVDPPYGENLTGRALGALDRKGWLAPGAIVVAEIEKNAVVPRAGDAYALDVDRTYGQTRIVLWNRAST; translated from the coding sequence ATGCGCATAACCGCCGGAATTTACAAAGGCCGCACCATCCGCACGTCTGAAGGACCGGGATACAGGCCCGCCACGGCCAAGGTGCGCGAGGCCCTGTTCTCCATGCTGGAGGCGCGGGGTGTGGCCTGGAGCGAAACGCGGGTGCTGGACCTTTTCGCCGGATCCGGCTCCCTGGCATTCGAGGCGCTTTCCCGAGGGGCGCAGCACGCCACCATGGTGGAGTTGAGCCGTTCCGCAGCACGGACCATCGAGAAGACCGTGGCCGATCTCGGCATTGAGCCGGGCGTGGCCGTGGTGGAGTGCGTGGACATCTTCCCCTGGCTGGGCAAGGGGCCGGGCCGGCGCGCGCAGTTCGATCTCGTCTTCGTGGATCCGCCCTACGGCGAGAATCTTACAGGCCGGGCGCTGGGCGCGCTGGACCGCAAAGGCTGGCTCGCCCCCGGAGCCATCGTGGTCGCGGAAATCGAAAAGAACGCCGTCGTGCCCAGGGCCGGGGACGCATATGCGCTCGATGTGGACAGGACCTACGGACAAACAAGGATAGTGCTATGGAACAGAGCCAGCACCTAG
- the arfB gene encoding alternative ribosome rescue aminoacyl-tRNA hydrolase ArfB has product MNEDRYIPLPGGAMLDTHEIRMETMRAGGPGGQHQNTSDTAVALILSVASSKSLDEEAKSEIFRRLAGKLSRDGELRVVSRTSRSQKANREIAMNRLVDMLHAALTTQKKRRRTRVSLAAKRRRVESKRRHGEKKAQRAKPDISE; this is encoded by the coding sequence GTGAACGAAGATCGCTACATACCCCTGCCGGGCGGCGCCATGCTGGATACCCACGAGATTCGCATGGAGACGATGCGCGCCGGCGGTCCAGGCGGCCAGCACCAGAACACCTCGGATACGGCGGTGGCGCTCATTCTGTCTGTGGCGTCGTCTAAAAGTCTGGACGAGGAAGCTAAGTCTGAAATTTTCCGGAGGCTTGCCGGCAAACTCTCCAGGGACGGCGAGCTGCGCGTGGTGAGCCGCACCAGCCGCAGTCAGAAGGCCAACCGCGAGATTGCCATGAACCGGCTGGTGGACATGCTGCATGCGGCGTTGACCACGCAGAAGAAACGCAGGCGCACCCGGGTTTCCCTGGCGGCGAAGCGCCGGCGGGTGGAGTCCAAACGCCGTCACGGCGAAAAGAAAGCCCAGCGCGCCAAGCCGGATATCTCGGAGTAG